The genomic region CTAAGGTAATGACTTCTTGCACGCCCCATTCATGCTTGAGGTAAGGAATGCATACAGAAGTATCAACGCCCCCAGAATATGCTAGTACAGCGCGCTTAGCCCGACTTGTAGAGTTACTGATACTTGTATTTGTTGCGAGATTAGCTGGGGTTGTCATTTGTCGATCCTCAACATTTTAGTGCGTGGTGCGTGAATTAATAATTAGTAAGGTGAAATTTCGTTGCTAAATTCTTGCAATCTAGATAAGATTTCCCAGCGTTGAACTTGTAAGCGATCGCGATCGGCTTTGACTGCTTGTTTGGCTCTGTCAATCTTCATTTGCTCGATTTGCAGGTTTCTACATTCAACTTCTAAAGCATTTTCCCTATCTTGAATTGTATTGAGTTCGTTTACAAGTAGAGCGGTCATTGCATTAACATTTACCTGGTAGATGAAGCGATCCATGATACACTCCTTGAAAAAGTTAATAGGTAAACGCGGTAGGAGCGGGTTTGTAAAGTATCTCTGATTCCAACAAACATCTCAGGTAAACCCGCCCGTACAAAAGTCAAACCTTGGAAGCTGCTATTGGTTTTTGTTTCATTAACAGTCAAGATAAGCAAAATGAGTGAAGATTTTGTGAACCGAGTTTCACGCCGAAAAATTTTGTTCCAAAGAACTCATGAAAAGCCGATCTTTCAATACCATTGTGGTACTGCTGTTGCATTCAAATCCAATTCGTTCGTAGAACCGTTGCTGATGCGTAGTCATTAAATAAACTCGTTCGACTCGACTCATGCGGGGATGACTCAAGACTGTTTGCACTAGTTTTCGCCCTAGTCCCCGCCCTTGATAATCGGGATGAATCGCCACATCCCAAATCGTAGCGCGGTAAATTCCATCAGAAGTCGCTCTGGCAAAACCAATCAGCCGTTCTTCATCCCAAACACTCACGACTGGTTCGCTATTGGCAATTGCGATGCTCAGATCTTCTAAGCTGCGTCCTTGCGCCCAAAATGCCGCTTGCTCGAATAATGTTTGTAATTGGAGTAAATCGTCTTGCGATTGCTGCGGTTGGCGTAAAGCGTTACCTGTAGCAATACAGAAACAAATTTGACTGCTATCTGTTTGTGATGATGCCTCTTTAGTTGGCGATACGGTAGATGTCATTCTCGAAATGGTAATTGGTAGTTGGTAATTGGTGAGTGGCTTGTGGTTGGTGGCTTGTGGCTAGAATTTTTATCTAGTCACCAGTCACCAGTCACTAATATCTAGTTACTGTTTCGCAATTCCTTCTTCGCGGGCGGCTCTTTGGACGGCAGCTGCAACGGCTGTGGCTACGCGATTGTCAAACACGGACGGGATGATATACTCTGAGTGCAAATCGCTGGGTTTAATTAAAGAAGCGATCGCGCTGGCTGCTTCTAAACACATCGTGGTTGTAATCGTGCTGGCACGACTGTCTAAAGCACCGCGAAATACGCCAGGAAAGGCTAGGACGTTGTTAATTTGATTTGGATAGTCGCTGCGTCCCGTCGCCATAATTGCGACATCGTTCATCACCAGTTCCGGTTGAATTTCAGGGATGGGATTTGCCATCGCCATCACAATTGGGTCTTTTGCCATCGATCGCACCATTTCAGGAGTGACTACACCAGGGGCGCTCACGCCAATGAAAACATCGCTGCTTATCATAGCATCGGCAAGACTTCCAGCTTGACTAACGGCAAATTCTTGCTTTTCCTGATTCAAGTCTGTCCGATGAGTAGAGAGAATGCCTTTAGAGTCACACATTAGTATATTCGTTGCACCAGCTTTTTGTAGCAAGCGGGCGATCGCAACTCCAGCGGCTCCCGCACCGTTGATGACAATCCGAATTTGCTCGATTGGTTTGTTGACAATTTTGAGCGCGTTGAATAAAGCCGCTAGCGTGACAATTGCCGTACCGTTTTGATCGTCGTGAAATACGGGAATATCTAATTCTTGGCGCAGGCGCTTTTCAATCTCAAAGCAGCGCGGAGCCGCAATATCTTCTAAATTGACTCCCCCAAATACAGGGGCGATATTCTTAACTGTAGCAATAATCTCTTCTGGATCTTGAGTTGCTAAACAAATCGGAAAGGCATCAATTCCGGCAAATTCTTTAAATAACATGGCTTTGCCTTCCATGACTGGTAATGCTCCAGCTGCACCAAGATTACCTAACCCTAAAACCGCACTGCCATCCGTGACGATCGCGACAGTATTTTGTTTAATTGTGAGACTATAAACTTGTTCTGGATCTTGAGCGATCGCCGTACAGACTCGACCGACTCCAGGTGTATACGCCATTGCCAAATCGTCTTGACTTTTGAGCGGGATTCTGCTGTTTATAGTAATTTTGCCACCACGATGCAAATTAAAGGTGCGATCGTAGACGCTCATTAACTTGACATCTGCCAATTCTTTCACTGCTTGGACGATCGTTTCGGCATGTTCTGTACTAGAAGCATCAACGGTCACATCGCGAGTCGTGAGTTGGCGAGTTTGGGCAATTAAATCTATTTGTCCCAAATTACCACCACTATTGGCGATCGCTTGAGTCACTGCTGCCAGCATTCCCGCTCGATTCGGAATTTGCAGGCGTAAAGTCAGACTATAACTTGAGTTCGGCGTGAGAATTACCATAGATGGATGTGAGGGATCGGGATAAAAAGAGAGTAGAGGGAACTGGGAGAGAAAAAGCTAACTCTGCCCAATCGTCAATTACTAATAAACAAACTGTAACGATTTTGAAATATAGAGCGTATAAGTGAAAATTTTGTGAATAGGTAAAAAATTATCCATCGCCGCAAACCCTCAGAACTGTCACCAAATCTACCAAGTGAGATCAAATCTTCCTTTATGCTGACGGAAATACAGTTATCAGTTATCAGTTATCAGTTATCAGTGAAGAATGGAGTGTGGGGTGTAGGGTGTAGTGAGTGGTGCGCGATCGTTCTCCCTCCGCTCCCCCAGCTGGGCGACTCTCCCTCAGCTCTCTTTCCCGACTCCCGACTCCCGACTCCCGCATCATGAAAATTCTGCTTGTAGAAGATGATGAAACTATAGTTCAACTGCTCCAGCCAACGCTTGCCAGTCAGCGTTATTTGGTGGAGCTAGCGACTGATGGTCAAGCAGGATGGGAACTGGTAGACAGTTTCGAGTACGATCTGATTTTATTGGATGTGATGCTGCCCAAGTTAGATGGAATTAATTTTTGTAAAAAGCTACGGGCAAAAGGCGATCGCACTCCGGTTTTGCTACTGACGGCTCAAGATTCCAGTACTGACAAGGTTAGGGGATTAGATGCTGGTGCGGATGACTACGCGCTCAAACCGTTTGACATAGAGGAACTATTAGCTCGCATTCGCGCTTTATTACGGCGCAGTAGTGGTACACCATCCCCGGTGTTAGAGTGGGGTTGCTTACGGCTCGATCCTAGTAGCTGCGAAGTCACCTATGACGGTAAACTTTTGCATTTGACAGCAAAAGAGTACGGCATTTTAGAATTACTACTGCGTAACACCCATCGCATCTTTAGTCAAAGTGCGCTCCTCGATCGCGTCTGGACATTTGACGAACCCCCTACGGAAAATACTGTCAGAGCGCATATCAAAAGTTTAAGACAGAAAATTAAAAAAGCCGGAGCGCTAGACCCGATTGAGACAGTTTATGGATTGGGATATCGGTTGAAGGCGGAAGAACGGGAGTTGGGAGTCGTAGGGGCGGGTTTATCAAAAGATTTACGGCTTACATCAGTAGATCTTTGCTCAAAACCCGCCCGTACAGCAGAGTCGGGGAGCAGGGGAGCAGGGGAGCCACAACCATCAACCATCAACTATCAACCATCAACCCAATCCCAAATTCCAGTAGAACTAATTCCATTGTGGGAAAGACATCGAGAGAAGTATATTGAACGGATTGGAGTGATAGAACAGGCGATCGCATCTGCCAAGCAAAAGTGTCTCGATCCTCAAATACAATCCCAGGCAGCGAAAGAAGCTCATACTTTAATTGGCTCTCTTGGTAGTTTTGGCTTAATTGCTGCTTCTGAATTATGTCGCCAAATTGAAAGAGAATTATCTGATGAAACTCAAGTAACTCAAGAGCGTATAGGGCATCTTTCAACATTTGTCGCCGCATTACGGCAAAATTTGAACGCTGTAGAAGAAGTCAAAAGTCAAAAGTCAGAAGTCAAAACTCAAATTCCCCTACCAACTACCAACTACCAACTACCAACTACCAAATTACTAGTCGTAGACAGCGATCGCCAGATGACGCAAGCTTTAACAACAGAGGCTACAACGGCAGGAATGGAGGTAGTTGTGGCACGCGATTTGTCTGAGGCACAATTGGCAATCGCCTCCACCAAACCTGATGCAGTCCTGCTCGACCTCTACTTTTGCCAAAATCGAGAGCATGGTTTGCAGTTTTTGTCAACCCTAGCAAATGCACAACCACCGATCCCTACGGTTGTCCTGACTGCACCACAGAGTTTTGCCGATCGCGTGGAAGCAGCTCGGTTAGGGGCGCGGAGTTTTCTGCAAAAGCCAGTCCCACCAGCTCAAGCGATCGCGGCGATCGCGCAGGCTTTGCAAACATCTACAACTCCAGAAGCCAAGTTAATGCTTGTGGATGACGATCCACAACTACTCGAAAGATTGCAGGTATTACTAGAACCTTGGGGATTTAGACTGACCTTACTTGCCGATCCTCAGCAATTTTGGCATTATTTGGAAAACTTTCGCCCCGATCTGCTGATTTTAGATATAGAGATGCCACAATTGAGCGGGATCGATCTGTGCCAAGTGGTACGCAACGATCCCCAGTGGAGCGAACTACCAATTATATTTCTATCCGCTCGTACTGATGCTGAGACAATTCATCGAGTTTTTATCATCGGTGCTGATGATTACGTAAACAAGCCAGTTATCGGACCCGAACTCGTTGCCAGAGTACTAAATCGCTTAGAGCGCAGTAAAATTCGTCACCAAATGTTGCAGCTTCAGAAGGCAAAATTAATGACAAGCGAGTAGTGAGTGGCTAGTGGAACCAGTGGCTGTTGGCTGGTGGCTGTTGGCTGTTGGCTGAACTCTTTTCTAGTCACTAGCCACTAGTCACTCATCACTGATAACTGATAACTGATAACTGACAAATGACAAATGGAATTGCCAGTCGTCGATTAGGTTTAGCGCTGTTATATTTGCTGACTCTGTTTTGTTTGGGCTGGGTGTCTTTCTACTCCCTCACAGAGTGGCGGGTAACGGTCGATCGCCAAGTCGAGCTGCAAATAGAACTAGCTACATCAACTGCACCAGAGATCGTTGCCCAACAACAATTGTTGCAGCAGACGGCGCGGGAAGCAAAAACACGGGCTGACAATGCGATTGCCGTGTCTCTAGTTAGTTTCAGTTTCAGTGCGATCGGATTTTTATTAGTCTATTACCTCTTAAATTTACAACTACAGAGAGAACTTGCCGAACGCCAGCGTGCGGAAGAGGCTCTACGTCAAGCTGAAACTAAGTATCGCAGTATTTTTGAAAATGCGATTGAAGGAATTTTTCAAACAACACCAGACGGACGATATTTGACAGCAAACCCCATGCTGGCAAAGATTTATGGTTATTCCTCTCCCGCCGAACTAATGGCGAATATCTCGGACTTGGGACAACAACTTTACGTCAATCCCAACCGCCGAACTGAGTTCATTCGCCTACTACAACAGCACGACACTGTAGCGGGGTTTGAGTCTCAAGTCTATCGTCGAGATGGTCAAGCGATTTGGATTGCAGAGCAAGCAAGAATTGTCAGAGATGATAACGGTAAGCCGCTTTATTATGAAGGTATTGTCGAAGATATTACCGAGCGCAAACAAGCAGAAGAAGAACGGGCAAAGTTGATTGCGATCCTCGAAGCAACTTTAGATTTTGTCGCTACTGCCGATCTAGACGAACGAGTACACTATTTAAATAGCTCTGCTTGTAAAGTTTTTGGTTTCGATCGCGATCGCGATTTCATGGGTTTGCATTTGAGCAATCTTCACCCTGCTTGGGCTTACGACCTCTTGCACCGCGAAGCTATTCCCAAGGCAATTCAGGATGGTGTTTGGGTCGGTGAAACAGCAATTCTGAGTCATGATGGACGCGAAATTCCGGTTTCTCAACTATTGATCGCTCATAAATCCTCGCAGGGAAAGGTGAAGCTGCTCTCTACCATTGCCCGCGATATTACTCAGCGCTTGCAAATTGAAGCTTCGTTGCGAGAAGCAGAACGACGTTGGCGGAGTTTGTTAGAAAATGTCCGTTTAGTCGTAGTAGGACTCGATCGCCAGGGAGTTGTCGAGTATGTCAATCCTTTTTTTCTCGAATTAGTAGAATATACCTCAGAGGAGGTTTTGGGTAAGAATTGGTATGAAGTGTTCTTACCACCGCATCAGCGTCAGCGCGTGCAAGAGCATTTTCTGCAATTACAGCAACAAGGCTTGCATAACTATTATCAAAATTCGATTTTGACGAAATCTGGGCAAGAAAGGTTAATTGCTTGGAATAACACGATCTTGCGTGATTTACAGGGTGAGGCGATCGCGACTCTCAGTATTGGGGAAGATATTACGGAACGTTACGCGATCGAACGCATGAAAGATGAGTTTGTTTCTGTTGTCAGTCACGAACTTCGCACGCCTTTAACTTCAATTCACGGAGCGCTAAATTTATTATCTAGCGGTCTAATTGACGCTCATAGCGATCGCGGACGGCGCGTGATCGATATTGCTTCTGAGGGAGCCGATCGCTTGGTGCGGTTGGTGAACGATATTCTGGAGTTGGAACGCTTGGAATCGGGAAAAATTAGTTTATTGCAGCGATCGTGCAATGCGGCTGATTTATTAGAAAAAGCAACGGATTTGATGCAGGTAATGGCAAATCGTGCCAAAGTTACTCTATCTGTTTATTCCCAAGATATTCAACTCAACGTCGATGGCGATCGCATTATTCAAGTCTTAACTAATCTCCTTGGGAATGCAATTAAATTTTCTCCAGAAGGCTCCACAGTTGAGTTAAGTGTTGAAGCGATCGAAGCTGGTGAGAATTCGGAGTTCGAAATTTTGAATCCAGAGTTAAATTCTGCCTCAGCTTCCCTATCAACAAATATTCTCTTCACAGTTAAAGACCAAGGGCGTGGTATCCCAGAGGATAAGATTGAAAGTATTTTCGAGCGTTTTCATCAAGTTGATGCCTCCGATTCCCGAAAAAAAGGTGGCACGGGACTCGGATTAGCAATCTGCCGTAGCATTATACAGCAGCATGGTGGACGAATTTGGGCAGAGAGCGTGTTAGGTGAAGGAAGTCGTTTTTATTTCACGCTACCAAGTATGTAGGGTGGGCAATGCCCACCCTACTAGACTAGGTCTTTTAACTAGATCGAAGCACTGGCAAAGGGATTTTCTCCACCAGCGAGACTAGCAAAAAAGTCTTGATAATTACCGGACAAGGAACTGCTATCACCAGTGACAGGGGCAGCTCCACCAATATCAAAGGTGAATAATGGCTCTGTTTCTCCGTTGACTACAAGACTGAGTTGACCACCAAATAAACCGTCAGTAGCAGGTTCAAAATTGAATTGGAAATTGCTATCGCTGTTACCTTCATTGAGGTTAGTTAAGGAATCATTGCTTAAATTCGCAAAAACATCCTCTACCCCAGTTCCAATCAAGTCTGCCTGTGCGTCAATGCTTGCTGCCACATCATCTGCGAGTTCGGCTGAATTCCCTTCTGTCGTATTCGCATTGGCAAGAATTTCGTCCAACGCTTCTGCAAACCCCGTACTAGCAGACGAGCGAAATTCATTAATAGTATCCTGGGCAAATTGTGGGAGTTCAAACTCCATGATTTATCTCCTATTTTTTGGACAAATTGGCAATACAACCTAAACGCGATCGCATTACCAAGCCTGAAGTTGTTTGCCGAAGATGTTTTGAAGAAGATATTTTGAAAACATGCTACGGCAAAGCTTTAGCCCAAGCCCTCGAACGTATAGTTTGGGTTGTTATAATCTGGAAGGTTTGTAGCAGTATCTATGGTTTCTTGAGTCGCGCCCCCAGAACCAAATAAACTGCTCACGCCCGTGTTAATATCAAACCCGATCGCTTGGCTGGGCTGGCTGCTACCAAGTGAAATCGGTTCGCTGTCACTACTAAGAGGGAAAGCCCAGTCTTCATTACCGATCGCGCTACCATCACTGTCGATCTCAAGACGATTTCCTAGAAGATTGCTGTCACTAACATCGGCAGTGTTACCACTACCAAGGATGTTGTTATTGCTGCCTTCAGGCATATTGGCATTGCCAAGAACGGTATTGCTCTCACCTAATTGCCAGTTGCCATTACCGTTGGTTTGGTTGTCAGTACCAAAATTCCAGTTACCGTTACCAGTACTTGTATTGCCATCGGCATAATTCCAGTTGCCATTACCACTGGTTTGACTGTCACTGCTGAAATTCCAGTTGCCATTACCATCGGTTGTGTTGTTACTTCCAAGGTTCCAGTTCCCATTGCCGCTACCAGTGTTACCAGTAGAATCTGAATCGGACTCTAAGTTATTGACATCTAAGATAAAGTTGTCACTGTTGAAGGGTACGGGTTGGTCGGTTTCAACTTCTGGTAAAGAGGGAAGAGTATCGCCAAACGGCAAATTATCGGGGAGATTGCTAGCTTGGGGGTTGTTTTCAGTATTGCCACTAGCAAAAGGGTTATTATTATCTGATTCGGTATCTCCACCAGAAAAGGGATTGCCACTACCACCAGAGAGGTTACTACTTTCATCTAAGGTGTTGCCTTCACTGGATTGTAACTGACCATCTTGAAATGCCCAGTTACTATTACCTGTAAAGTTGTTAGAGCTAGTTTCCGGTTGCGATGTGGTTTGATTATCTGAAGTTGCCATCAAAAAACCTCCGACTGTTTACACCAATTGCTCACGCTCGAACATCAAGCAGACTAATTAAAGCCCTACTTAAAAAAATGTTCGTCTTAAATCAATTTGCAAACGGATATCATCAATTCATTCAAAAAACTCGCTTTTTAAAGACTAAGAAAATACTGCATCATTTATTAGTTGTCAGTGAGAATGAACTCGCGACAAAACTGATGCGATCGATACATCAAAATGCAATATTCCTTTGTGATTTAAATGATTTGCAAAACGACTCTCTTAGATTTTCCGCGCTGTCTTCTTGAAGAAGAGCGACCTTCAAAACTTGCTGCTAAACTTAAATTTTTTGTTGCAAGAACTTAGCGAATAAATTTGGCAAAATGTCGATCTCATAATACTTTAAAGCCGCACTCTATTAGTAGGCAGATGCCTATTATTCAGAGAGCAAATTCAGCAAGACAACCTAGTGGCTATCAAGCATATGTCCGTTAGTCTATAAAATTTATAAAGTGTGTGAAATGAGTAAAGTTTGGATTGAGTTGTTAATTTTTTCGATTTGAGAAGTTACTTCAGAATGGCTTAATTGATGAGATTGGGTAGTGCTTTGGGGTGATTTACTATTGGTTTTGCAACCCATCATTTGCTACTTTTGTCAACAAACTTTTGGCAATTTCTTCCCATTCTCGATCGAGATCGGTATGAGCGGGCGATCGCCCGCTGCGCTTATACCAATAGCGAGCATTACTCAAGTCACCTTCTTGACGGTGTAAATGAGCGTGAACCCAAGCACTATCAGAGTCGGCTTCATCTTGGATCAGTACGTGCGCTCGTTCCCAATTTCCCTGCTTAGCGTGCCAAAGTGCTTGCAAAGGTAAAGGGAGATCTGGGCAATTTTTTGCTGCTACGAATTGAGCCAAGCGATCGGAACTCATAATCAGTTATCAGTTATCAGTTATCAGTTGTCAGTTAATTCCGGCTTACGACTTACGACTTACGACTTACGACTTACGACTTACGACTTACGACTTACGACTTCGACTAGCCTATCAAACTGCTGGGCGAGTAATTCTCCAGCTGCGGTACTATCTACAGGTTGAGAGAAAAAATATCCTTGCCCAAATTTACATTTGAGTCCTCGCAGACGAGCCAGCTGTTCTAAAGTTTCTATTCCTTCAGCCACGACTTCCATGTCTAGGGCGCGGGCAAGCATGATTGTAGCGCGAACGATCTCCCAACTCTGATAGCATTTACCAATTCGGCAAACAAAGGAACGGTCTAGCTTGAGGATATTTATCGGAAACCGTTGTAAGTAACTTAAGGAAGAATAACCCGTGCCGAAGTCATCTAGGGCTAGTGAGACTCCCAAAGCGTTAAGTTCTTCCATCAAAGCCGCGATCGCTTCAGGATGTTCCATCAGTACGCTTTCAGTCAATTCTAGTTGCAAACTCTTAGCGTCGAGTCCAGTGGCTTGTAATATTTGAATAATCTGTTTTCCTACTTGCGGTTGAGTAAACTGCGGTGCAGAAAAGTTGACACTCATTTTGAACGGCACGTTCAAAGCAAATTGTGCTTGCCAAAGTTGCATTTGCTGGCAAGCTTGCCGCAATACCCACCAGCCAATTGGGACAATTAACCCTGTCTCTTCGGCAATTGGAATAAATTCTGCTGGAGAGATCGTACCTCTTTGCGGATGCTGCCAGCGTAAGAGTGCTTCAAAACCCACAATTTTTTGGTTGACTAGCGAAACTATCGGTTGATAGTGCAAATGCAATTCTTGATTGTCAATTGCTCGTCGCAAGTCAGTTTCCAGTTGAAATAGTGCTACGACGCGATCGCGCATGGAGGTATCGAAAACTTCATACCGTGCTTTTCCGCCAGCTTTGGCGCGGTACATAGCAGTATCGGCATCGCGCAATAAATCTTCTGGTTGGCGATATTCTCTGGTATTCGCGATCGCGCCAATGCTTGTGGTGGCAAAAATCTCGTTACCATCTAATCGAAAAGGTAATTTAAGTGCCAGTTGTATCCGTTTGATCATCTCGGTGGGATCGCTGCAATTCTCTAGCACCATTGCAAACTCATCGCCGCCTAGACGAGCCAGAGTATCTCCCGTGCGGATCTGCGCTCTTAGTCTTTGAGCGATCCCAATCAACAGCCGATCGCCGAGCATATGTCCTAAACTATCATTGATTGCCTTGAAGCGATCGAGGTCTAAAAACAAAACAGCAAAACTATAGTCCGCTTGCTGTTGTTGCAACCTCAGTGCTTGTTCTAACCGCATCATAAATAGGGCGCGATTTGCTAGACCCGTGAGGGAATCGTGAAAGGCTTCGTGTTGTAATTGTTGCTCTATTTGTTTGCGCTTAGTAATGTCGTGGACGATGATACAAAAAACATCTTTGCCGTTGCGAGTAATTAAGTTCGCGTTAATTTCAACATCAACTAGTATTCCATCCTGACGGCGATATTGTTGTTCGCCTGTAAAATAACGCTCTACCTGCAATGCTAAGATAAAGCGCTCTACAACTGCCCGATCTTCAGCAACTAAATCGAATAGTGCCAACTGAATTAGTTGACCGGACTCATAGCCGAGGAAATTTTCAAACGTAGCATTGGCTTCAATAATTTGTTTGGTACTAGCATTGACTAAAAAGATACTTTGAGAAGCCTTGGCAACTAAATGACGGTACTCTTCACTTTCTTGCCATTTACGCTCGGAGGCTACTAATTTTTCTATAAGTTGAAAAATAATTGTTGCAAAAAATATGGCAACGACCGCCAATAAAATTGTTAAATAATACCAACTTGTCTGACCTTGATGATATATTTCCCTGGCGATATCAACGCGCAAAATTGCCGCAGGTTTACCGTAAATATCTGGTAGCAAAGCGTAACCAGCAATTGTATTTTTGTCGATCGGACGTACGAGAATTTTATTGGTCGGTGATAATAAATTTCGCATCACCTGAAAATCGGCAGGCAGATCGGCGCGATCGATCGCCCGCACAGCGAGTGGCAGGCGGGTAGACTTAGATAAAGTAGCGATCGTTCCAGCATTGAGATAACGCCCAAAAATGAGCGAACCGCGAATCGGTCCTTTATCTTCACTAGACAAAATTGGTTGCGCTCCGACTAAAATTAATCCTTCTGGTAGATTGACAATCCCTACCGTGCCATTTTGTATAGTCTTGTGGCGCACCAGTGGAGATTGTGGCACTAGATGAGGTTTCAATGCTGGAGAAATTGACTTGTATTTCTGAGTATTTAAGTCAAAACCAGTCCCGTAGACTATTTTGCCTGAAGGCTGAACGTAGAGAACTAAATTGAGTTTGAGTGCCAGCAATCCTGCTGGATAGAGATTAGAGTTGATATAATCTTGATTCCGATCTAGGACAAAATTATAAGTATCGTTCCAGCTTGCCCAATCATCAATGTGAATGCTCAAATCTTTTTTGGATTGAGTAAAAGCACTTAAAACTCCTTCTACTGCTTGGCGAGTATGTCGTTGTTCTGCTTGGTGCAGATTCTTGAACAAAATAAGTGATGCTGTCGCATACAATACTCCAATCAGACTGGTGAATGCTACACCGATGGGGAATAATGTCTTTTTGGATTTCATGCGATCGCTTTACTTAGTAAAAATATCTCGTTTGGGTTAAGTAAAAATTGAGTTAACTGCTATAAATACTACGATCGTAAGCCGATCTATATCTAGCTATCAAGCGTAAAATTGCGAAGTTCATAGTTAATTTGCTTGTCTTTTTACGTATCTTTACTGAAAGACATGTTGCGCAAAGATGCAAAGAAAGGCTAGTAGCTTTGCATAGAACTTTCCCAGGGGGGGGAACCCTCCCACGGAAGTGCTTTAATTTTGGCGCGATCTCAATTGGCAATCGGCGCTATTTTACGATTGCATCTAGAATATTCTCTGTTCCAAAGCGTACCACATCAGTACAGGGTAAACCAGTCTCAGCTTGAGTTTGTTCGATCGCCTGTCGTGCCGTGGCAAGATCGAGATGAAATGTGTTGAGCGCGATCGCGGCGACTGGGACATCGGCAAATGCTCCTGCTGCTCTAGTTACCATTTCATAGAGTTGTACTACGTCTGTTAAAGCTGGAATCGGGACGTGGGGATGGTTGCGGATGTGAGTTTGTCCGGCGCGATGGACTAACACTAGATGCGTCGGTTGCGTCCCCCGAATCAGGGGTAAGGTTGCGGTCGAGCCTGGATGCAGTAACGATCCCTGCCCTTCTACAAAGACAATATCGCGATCGCTACCGTGTTGCAAGACCATTTGTTCTACTGCCCCTGCGGCAAAGTCAACTCGAATTGCGTCTAGGGGAATGCCATCGCCAGCAATCATCAGCCCTGCTTGTCCGGTCGCGATAAACTTAGAACGCATGCCCCGTTGTTGACAAGCTCG from Scytonema millei VB511283 harbors:
- a CDS encoding DUF1611 domain-containing protein, with the protein product MRLQAESRVAILLHDGIKGSQGKTGLALLRYSHAQIVAVIDRQCAGESLPIVSGIERDIPIVGSVEEALAYNPDILAIGIAPSGGILPPEWQQEVKQAVFAGLSIANGLHTPLATIPELRDNLRSRQWIWDVRQEPPNLPIASGQAQTLACRRVLAVGTDMGVGKMSACLELDRACQQRGMRSKFIATGQAGLMIAGDGIPLDAIRVDFAAGAVEQMVLQHGSDRDIVFVEGQGSLLHPGSTATLPLIRGTQPTHLVLVHRAGQTHIRNHPHVPIPALTDVVQLYEMVTRAAGAFADVPVAAIALNTFHLDLATARQAIEQTQAETGLPCTDVVRFGTENILDAIVK
- a CDS encoding bifunctional diguanylate cyclase/phosphodiesterase; translated protein: MKSKKTLFPIGVAFTSLIGVLYATASLILFKNLHQAEQRHTRQAVEGVLSAFTQSKKDLSIHIDDWASWNDTYNFVLDRNQDYINSNLYPAGLLALKLNLVLYVQPSGKIVYGTGFDLNTQKYKSISPALKPHLVPQSPLVRHKTIQNGTVGIVNLPEGLILVGAQPILSSEDKGPIRGSLIFGRYLNAGTIATLSKSTRLPLAVRAIDRADLPADFQVMRNLLSPTNKILVRPIDKNTIAGYALLPDIYGKPAAILRVDIAREIYHQGQTSWYYLTILLAVVAIFFATIIFQLIEKLVASERKWQESEEYRHLVAKASQSIFLVNASTKQIIEANATFENFLGYESGQLIQLALFDLVAEDRAVVERFILALQVERYFTGEQQYRRQDGILVDVEINANLITRNGKDVFCIIVHDITKRKQIEQQLQHEAFHDSLTGLANRALFMMRLEQALRLQQQQADYSFAVLFLDLDRFKAINDSLGHMLGDRLLIGIAQRLRAQIRTGDTLARLGGDEFAMVLENCSDPTEMIKRIQLALKLPFRLDGNEIFATTSIGAIANTREYRQPEDLLRDADTAMYRAKAGGKARYEVFDTSMRDRVVALFQLETDLRRAIDNQELHLHYQPIVSLVNQKIVGFEALLRWQHPQRGTISPAEFIPIAEETGLIVPIGWWVLRQACQQMQLWQAQFALNVPFKMSVNFSAPQFTQPQVGKQIIQILQATGLDAKSLQLELTESVLMEHPEAIAALMEELNALGVSLALDDFGTGYSSLSYLQRFPINILKLDRSFVCRIGKCYQSWEIVRATIMLARALDMEVVAEGIETLEQLARLRGLKCKFGQGYFFSQPVDSTAAGELLAQQFDRLVEVVSRKS